One Brassica oleracea var. oleracea cultivar TO1000 chromosome C7, BOL, whole genome shotgun sequence genomic window carries:
- the LOC106304609 gene encoding GATA transcription factor 19-like: MMGFSMFFSENDGVHHSSAYASVDCTLSLGTPSTRLCNDDDDRRFSSHTSNNMSNALGSWDFLHGGKKGGGGGGNNLLARRCANCDTTSTPLWRNGPRGPKSLCNACGIRFKKEERRESTARNSARNSTSGGVSTAAAGVPVSDHHGVTNYYYNNNNNNNNHYDSSSPWIHHQHQNTQRVPYYSPANNEYSFVDDVRDDNNDLTSDPFLSWRLNVADRASLVHDFPM; this comes from the exons ATGATGGGTTTCTCAATGTTCTTCTCCGAAAACGATGGTGTCCATCACTCTTCGGCTTATGCTTCTGTTGACTGCACTCTCTCTCTTGGAACTCCTTCAACTCGCCTCTGCAATGACGACGATGACCGTAGATTCTCGTCTCACACTTCCAACAATATGTCCAACGCCTTAGGCTCATGGGACTTCTTGCACGGTGGCAAGAAAGGCGGTGGTGGCGGCGGAAATAACCTATTGGCTCGCCGTTGCGCTAACTGTGACACCACTTCTACACCTCTTTGGAGAAACGGTCCAAGAGGTCCCAAG TCATTGTGCAATGCGTGTGGAATCCGATTCAAGAAGGAAGAGAGACGTGAGTCGACCGCCAGAAACTCCGCCAGAAACTCGACTTCCGGCGGAGTATCAACGGCGGCGGCTGGCGTTCCGGTCTCCGATCATCACGGAGTTACAAATTATTACTATAATAACAACAATAATAATAACAATCATTATGATTCATCGTCGCCTTGGATTCACCACCAACATCAAAATACGCAAAGAGTTCCTTATTACTCGCCAGCAAATAACGAATATTCTTTCGTTGATGATGTCAGAGACGATAATAATGACCTCACGTCCGACCCGTTCTTATCTTGGAGGCTTAACGTAGCCGACCGGGCCAGCCTTGTCCACGACTTTCCGATGTGA
- the LOC106306617 gene encoding vam6/Vps39-like protein gives MVHNAYDSFQLLTNCPARIDAVESHNSKLFAGCYDGSLRIYSPQSPSSSSSDELRQDSYLLETTVTGFAKKPIVAMKVLASRELLLSLSESIAFHKLPNLETVAVITKAKGANAYSWDDRRGFLCFSRQKRVCVFKHDGGGGFVEVRDYGVPDTVKSISWCGENICLGIRKEYVILNTANGTLSEVFPSGRVAPPLVTFLPSGELVLGKDNIGVFVDQNGKLLQTERLCWSEAPTAIVIQNPYAIALLPRRVEVRLLRSPYPLIQTIVLQNIRHLVKSNNAVIVGLDNSVHSLFPVSIGAQIVQLTASGNFEEALALCKLLPSEESSLRAAKESSIHTRFAHYLFENGSYEEAMEHFLASQVDITHVLSMYPSITLPKTTMIPPPDKMLDISGEEASLSRGSSGFSDDMESSFLESEGNAALESKKMSHNTLMALIKYLQKKRPGIIEKATSEGTEEVISDAVGKSYGAYDSSKTKKSNKGRGTISLNSGAREMAAILDTALLQALLHTGQSGASVELLKGVNYCDVKICEEILMKSKSYSALLELFKSNSMHHEALKLLNQLSEESKSNQSQTDVKQIFSPELIIEYLKPLCKTDPMLVLEYSMLVLESCPTQTIDLFLSGNISADLVNSYLKQHAPNMQGRYLELMMAMNETAVSGNLQNEMVQIYLSEVLDLHAALSAQQKWDDKDHPPERKKLLSALENISGYNPQTLLKRLPRDALYEERAVILGKMNQHELALSIYVHKLHAPDLALAYCDRIYESVSFLPSGKPSSNIYLTLLQIYLNPKKSAKDFAKRIVALGSFESSDTTKMMESVLSSKVKGGRSKKIVAIEGAEDMLRAGLSSSTDSGRSDVDAEEPMEEGNSTVMISEVLDLLSQRWERINGAQALKLLPRETKLQNLLPFLAPLLRNSSEAHRNYSVIKSLRQSENLQVKEELYKHRKGVVQVTSDSMCSLCNKKIGASVFAVYPNGKTLVHFVCFKDSQGMKAVSKTSHGRRR, from the exons ATGGTTCACAATGCTTACGATTCCTTTCAGCTCCTCACCAACTGCCCCGCCCGGATCGACGCCGTCGAATCCCACAACTCCAAGCTCTTCGCCGGATGCTACGACGGCTCCCTCCGCATCTACTCCCCCCAATCCCCCTCCTCCTCCTCCTCGGATGAGCTCCGCCAAGACTCTTACCTCCTCGAAACGACCGTCACCGGATTCGCCAAGAAACCCATCGTGGCGATGAAGGTCTTGGCCTCCAGAGAGCTGCTCCTCTCTCTCTCGGAGTCGATCGCGTTCCACAAGCTTCCCAATCTGGAGACCGTCGCCGTGATCACCAAAGCGAAAGGCGCCAATGCTTACTCGTGGGACGATCGACGTGGCTTCCTCTGCTTCTCTAGGCAGAAGAGGGTCTGCGTCTTCAAGCACGACG GAGGAGGAGGGTTTGTGGAGGTGAGGGACTATGGAGTTCCTGATACTGTAAAGTCCATTTCTTGGTGCGGTGAGAATATTTGCTTGGGGATTAGGAAAGAGTATGTGATTCTCAACACTGCTAATGGGACTCTCTCTGAGGTGTTTCCTTCTGGGAGAGTTGCTCCTCCTCTCGTCACTTTTCTACCTTCTGGTGAACTTGTCCTTGGGAAG GATAACATTGGAGTTTTTGTTGATCAAAATGGGAAGCTGCTCCAGACAGAGAGGCTTTGCTGGTCAGAGGCCCCAACAGCTATTGTCATTCAGAATCCCTATGCAATAGCCTTGTTACCTCGACGAGTTGAG GTTCGGTTGCTACGAAGCCCCTATCCTTTGATACAGACAATTGTTCTCCAGAATATTCGTCACCTTGTCAAGAGCAACAATGCTGTGATTGTTGGTTTGGATAACTCTGTTCATTCTCTCTTCCCTGTTTCTATCGGTGCTCAG ATTGTGCAACTAACAGCTTCTGGGAACTTTGAGGAAGCCTTAGCTCTATGCAAGTTACTCCCCTCTGAAGAGTCAAGCCTAAGAGCTGCGAAAGAGAGTTCGATTCACACAAG ATTTGCTCATTATCTTTTCGAAAACGGGAGCTATGAGGAAGCCATGGAACACTTTCTGGCATCTCAAGTAGACATCACGCATGTACTCTCCATGTATCCATCCATCACTCTTCCTAAAACAACAATGATTCCTCCACCGGATAAGATGTTAGACATTTCTGGAGAGGAAGCATCTCTGTCAAGAGGCTCATCTGGCTTTTCTGATGATATGGAGTCTTCATTTTTGGAATCTGAAGGCAATGCAGCCCTTGAATCTAAGAAAATGAGCCACAACACTCTGATGGCTCTTATAAAGTACTTGCAGAAGAAGAGACCTGGTATTATCGAGAAGGCCACTTCTGAAGGAACAGAAGAGGTCATCTCTGATGCCGTTGGCAAAAGTTATGGAGCGTATGATTCTTCCAAGACTAAGAAGTCCAACAAG GGACGTGGCACGATCTCGCTTAATTCAGGCGCAAGGGAGATGGCAGCGATTCTTGACACAGCTCTTCTCCAAGCACTTCTACACACTGGACAGTCTGGAGCTTCTGTAGAGTTATTAAAGGGTGTCAACTACTGCGACGTAAAGATTTGTGAGGAGATACTAATGAAAAGCAAAAGTTATTCTGCACTGTTAGAACTGTTCAAGAGCAATTCGATGCACCATGAAGCCCTTAAGCTTCTTAATCAGCTCTCGGAAGAGTCCAAATCAAACCAGTCACAAACTGATGTAAAACAGATCTTTAGTCCTGAGTTGATCATTGAATATCTCAAG CCTCTATGCAAAACTGATCCTATGCTTGTGTTGGAGTACTCTATGCTAGTCCTGGAGAGCTGTCCAACACAAACCATCGACTTGTTTCTGTCTGGAAACATCTCGGCCGACCTTGTCAATTCCTATCTGAAGCAGCATGCTCCAAATATGCAGGGTAGATATTTGGAGCTTATGATGGCTATGAATGAAACCGCAGTTTCTGGGAATCTCCAAAACGAGATG GTACAAATCTACCTTTCGGAAGTGCTTGACTTGCATGCTGCATTAAGCGCGCAGCAGAAATGGGATGACAAGGATCATCCTCCCGAAAGGAAAAAACTATTGTCTGCATTAGAGAACATCTCCGGATATAATCCACAGACTTTGTTGAAGCGTCTTCCACGTGATGCTCTCTATGAAGAGCGTGCAGTTATTTTGGGTAAAATGAATCAACACGAGCTCGCTTTGTCCATCTATGTTCATAAG CTTCATGCACCTGATCTGGCGCTGGCTTACTGTGATCGTATATATGAGTCCGTATCTTTTCTACCATCTGGAAAACCGTCAAGCAACATCTACCTCACACTGCTGCAAATATACCTGAATCCTAAGAAAAGCGCAAAGGACTTTGCAAAACGTATTGTAGCTCTAGGATCATTCGAGAGTTCAGACACCACGAAGATGATGGAGTCTGTTTTGTCTTCGAAAGTCAAAGGAGGCAGGTCCAAGAAAATTGTTGCGATAGAAGGTGCTGAGGATATGCTGCGAGCTGGTCTCAGTAGCAGCACTGATAGCGGAAGAAGCGACGTTGATGCTGAAGAGCCCATGGAAGAAGGAAACTCCACCGTTATGATTTCTGAAGTTCTTGATCTGTTGAGTCAGAGGTGGGAGAGGATCAATGGTGCACAGGCTCTCAAGCTTTTACCTAGAGAAACTAAACTGCAGAACCTGCTTCCGTTTCTTGCACCCCTTCTTAGAAACTCGAGTGAAGCACACAGGAACTATTCGGTCATCAAGAGTTTGAGGCAGAGTGAAAACTTACAG GTGAAAGAGGAACTGTACAAACATAGGAAAGGAGTGGTGCAAGTGACAAGTGATAGCATGTGTTCGTTGTGCAACAAGAAGATTGGGGCAAGCGTCTTTGCTGTTTATCCCAACGGGAAAACGTTGGTTCACTTTGTCTGTTTCAAAGATTCTCAAGGAATGAAAGCTGTTTCTAAGACATCTCATGGAAGAAGACGATGA
- the LOC106304082 gene encoding CRAL-TRIO domain-containing protein C23B6.04c-like, translating to MSAHQLEDDSQQDNKVSKLKSALGPLSGHSLVFCSDASLRRYLDARSWNVENAKQMIEETLKWRSTYKPHEIPWHEVAHEGETGKVSRASFHDRQGRTVLIMRPGLQNTTSAEGNIRHLVYLLENAIINLPKGQEQMSWLIDFTGWSMANNAPMKTTRDIIYILQNHYPERLGMSFLYNPPRLFQAGYKAVKYFLDPRTAQKVNFVYPKDKASDELMRSHFDMENLPKEFGGEATLEYDHEEFSRQMFEDDLKTAKFWGLEEKQYPIPNGFSPADVVPEPATSLASVAN from the exons ATGAGTGCTCACCAACTTGAGGATGATTCTCAGCAAGATAACAAG GTTAGCAAATTGAAATCTGCGTTAGGACCACTCTCAGGACATAGTTTAGTTTTCTGCTCTGATGCTTCCTTGAGGAGATACTTGGATGCTCGTAGCTGGAATGTCGAAAACGCCAAGCAAATGATTGAGGAGACACTTAAATGGAGATCAACATACAAGCCTCATGAGATCCCTTGG CATGAAGTAGCACATGAAGGTGAGACTGGAAAAGTTTCAAGAGCTAGTTTTCATGATCGTCAAGGTAGGACTGTGCTTATAATGAGACCAGGTTTACAG AACACAACATCAGCAGAAGGTAATATCAGGCACTTGGTGTATCTTCTTGAAAACGCAATCATTAATCTTCCCAAAGGACAAGAGCAAATGTCTTGGCTCATAGATTTTACTGGTTGGTCCATGGCTAATAACGCTCCCATGAAAACAACAAGAGACATTATCTACATTCTACAGAATCATTACCCTGAGAGACTCGGTATGTCCTTTCTCTACAATCCCCCAAGACTTTTCCAAGCAGGCTACAAG GCTGTTAAGTACTTCTTGGACCCAAGAACAGCTCAAAAGGTGAACTTCGTGTACCCAAAAGACAAAGCAAGTGATGAACTGATGAGATCACACTTTGATATGGAGAATCTCCCCAAGGAGTTTGGTGGAGAAGCAACACTAGAGTATGACCATGAGGAATTCTCAAGACAAATGTTTGAAGACGATCTCAAAACCGCAAAGTTCTGGGGGTTAGAAGAGAAACAGTATCCGATACCAAACGGTTTCTCTCCAGCCGATGTTGTTCCTGAACCGGCCACTTCTCTTGCATCAGTAGCTAACTGA